A window of the Bacillus sp. A301a_S52 genome harbors these coding sequences:
- a CDS encoding GNAT family N-acetyltransferase encodes MTKSITFRTAKEQDLPRIVAMLSDDVLGRQRERNEHPLPESYLKAFHAITSDPNNELVIACIRNDIIGVMQITFTPYITHQGGWRATIEGVRTAASTRNKGVGTELIQWAIKRAEERKCHLVQLTTDKQRPDALRFYEKLGFKATHEGLKLKL; translated from the coding sequence ATGACTAAAAGCATAACGTTTCGAACTGCCAAAGAACAAGATTTGCCTAGAATTGTGGCCATGCTTTCAGACGATGTATTAGGTAGGCAAAGAGAGCGAAACGAGCACCCCCTTCCCGAAAGTTACCTTAAAGCATTTCATGCTATTACAAGCGATCCAAATAATGAATTAGTTATAGCTTGTATAAGAAATGACATTATCGGGGTCATGCAAATCACATTTACACCATATATAACGCATCAAGGGGGATGGAGAGCCACTATTGAAGGGGTTAGGACTGCCGCTTCAACTCGAAATAAAGGTGTAGGGACAGAACTTATTCAATGGGCTATAAAGCGCGCAGAAGAAAGGAAATGCCATTTAGTTCAATTGACAACGGATAAACAACGCCCCGATGCTCTGCGCTTTTATGAGAAGCTAGGTTTTAAAGCTACACACGAAGGTTTAAAACTAAAACTCTAA
- a CDS encoding NUDIX domain-containing protein gives MHHIDELRAGIAVIILNEENHVLLQKRADVGLWGIPSGHIEIGETVTEAAVREVKEETNLDVTIKKLIGVYSDPASQVFNYPNGKSVHFITTCFLAEIIGGELQCHSDESLAVQFYDPNKLPHNLLTMHPRWLKDALANCDTAFIR, from the coding sequence ATGCATCACATCGATGAATTAAGAGCTGGTATTGCTGTTATTATTTTAAATGAAGAGAACCACGTCCTTTTGCAGAAGCGGGCTGATGTGGGGTTGTGGGGCATTCCATCAGGGCATATAGAAATAGGAGAAACTGTGACAGAGGCCGCTGTCAGAGAAGTGAAAGAAGAAACTAACTTAGATGTAACAATTAAGAAGCTTATCGGTGTATATTCAGATCCGGCATCACAAGTTTTCAACTACCCTAACGGGAAATCTGTTCATTTTATTACAACTTGTTTTCTTGCAGAAATAATTGGGGGAGAACTACAATGCCATTCTGATGAATCACTTGCCGTACAATTCTATGATCCTAACAAGCTTCCACACAACTTACTTACGATGCATCCTCGTTGGTTAAAGGATGCTCTTGCAAACTGTGACACAGCTTTTATAAGGTAA
- the thiD gene encoding bifunctional hydroxymethylpyrimidine kinase/phosphomethylpyrimidine kinase, whose product MKTVLSIAGSDCSGGAGIQADLKTFSAHGVFGMSAIVSIVAENTSRVIDIQDVTPDMIEKQIDAVFEDIGTDAVKIGMLSTPQCMKAVTKKLIEYSPRNVVIDPVMYAKNGAPLMDPNAVETLIDVVIPYADILTPNIPEAEKIANEKVTSTVDMETVARKIHQMGCKNVLVKGGHAMGDALDVLFDGESFHHFKTRRIETKNTHGTGCTFSSAIASNLALGMSVNQAVERAKEYVTTAIANSLAIGKGNGPTHHFYDLYKSGLKASKIENLK is encoded by the coding sequence ATGAAAACAGTGCTTAGTATCGCTGGCTCCGATTGTAGTGGTGGAGCAGGAATTCAGGCAGATTTAAAAACATTTTCAGCTCATGGTGTCTTTGGTATGAGTGCTATTGTATCAATCGTAGCTGAAAATACGAGCCGCGTCATTGATATACAGGATGTAACGCCTGATATGATTGAGAAGCAAATTGATGCTGTCTTTGAAGACATTGGAACAGATGCTGTCAAAATAGGAATGTTATCGACCCCACAGTGTATGAAAGCTGTCACCAAAAAACTGATAGAATATTCACCTCGAAATGTTGTCATAGATCCCGTCATGTATGCAAAGAATGGTGCCCCTTTAATGGATCCTAATGCAGTTGAAACGTTGATTGATGTTGTTATACCTTATGCAGATATCTTAACGCCAAATATCCCGGAAGCAGAAAAAATAGCTAATGAAAAAGTGACGAGTACGGTTGACATGGAGACTGTTGCAAGGAAAATTCATCAAATGGGATGTAAGAATGTGCTTGTCAAAGGCGGTCATGCTATGGGAGATGCTTTGGATGTGTTGTTTGACGGAGAATCATTCCATCACTTTAAAACACGTAGAATTGAAACGAAAAACACCCATGGAACGGGATGTACTTTTTCTTCTGCAATAGCCTCAAATTTAGCGCTGGGAATGTCAGTAAATCAGGCGGTAGAGCGAGCGAAAGAGTATGTGACGACAGCTATTGCCAACTCACTTGCTATTGGAAAGGGAAATGGTCCAACACATCATTTTTATGATTTATATAAAAGTGGACTTAAAGCGTCTAAAATAGAAAACTTAAAATAA
- a CDS encoding nucleoside 2-deoxyribosyltransferase, producing MGKKVFLAAPFKSLVDKNTSELEKNMKKRLVELISFLENSGYEVHNAHKRELWGKEFMTPEQCTKIDYEEIASCDIFIAFPGLPASPGTHVEIGWASAFNKKMILLLLEDLENYAYLVRGLHTVSDVDYIVYSEEDSYMPRLDTLLKEIENNEVQSL from the coding sequence ATGGGGAAAAAAGTCTTTCTGGCAGCACCATTTAAAAGTTTAGTTGACAAAAATACATCGGAACTTGAAAAGAACATGAAAAAGAGGCTTGTAGAATTAATCAGTTTTCTAGAGAATTCAGGATATGAGGTTCATAATGCCCATAAACGAGAATTATGGGGAAAGGAATTTATGACGCCTGAACAGTGTACAAAAATTGACTATGAGGAAATAGCAAGCTGTGATATTTTTATCGCTTTCCCTGGTCTTCCTGCTTCACCTGGAACTCATGTCGAAATCGGCTGGGCTTCAGCATTTAACAAAAAAATGATTCTTTTATTGCTTGAAGATCTGGAGAATTATGCTTACTTAGTGAGGGGATTGCACACTGTCTCAGATGTTGATTATATCGTCTATAGCGAAGAAGATTCTTATATGCCCAGGTTAGACACGCTTTTAAAGGAGATAGAAAATAATGAAGTTCAGTCACTTTGA
- a CDS encoding thymidylate synthase, whose protein sequence is MKFSHFEEAYLHIMDQVYYSPEYENNPRGFNSKERLNCSFEIQNPVERVCYKPSRQENIIFNFAESLWYLSGSNKLDFISYYASNIAKYSVDGEILTGTAYGPKLFSFGENKINQWERLINVLTEDKDTKRGFIQIFDANEDIFLRNIDVSCTIGLQFFQRENDLHLCTFMRANDAFRGIVSDIFSFTFIQEMMATQLGLNIGKYYHNVATIHIYEPDNSKVESVLTDKTNTCHLNYSFPSMPKKNNWEDLRTVIGYEVLLRNRELKLSKEQIEAIEVDEYWKQIITLFAIYQGIYYSQKIDAQLYHTLLPIYQYFLKNKWPRLL, encoded by the coding sequence ATGAAGTTCAGTCACTTTGAAGAGGCTTATCTTCACATCATGGATCAAGTCTATTATTCTCCTGAATATGAGAATAACCCGAGGGGATTTAATAGTAAAGAACGCTTAAACTGCTCATTTGAAATTCAGAATCCTGTTGAAAGAGTATGTTATAAACCATCTCGCCAAGAAAATATAATTTTCAATTTTGCTGAATCCCTTTGGTATTTGTCAGGAAGCAATAAGTTGGATTTTATTAGTTATTACGCTAGCAATATCGCGAAGTATTCTGTTGATGGAGAGATATTGACTGGGACTGCTTACGGTCCAAAACTGTTTTCATTTGGAGAGAATAAGATCAATCAATGGGAGAGGTTAATTAACGTATTAACAGAGGATAAAGATACAAAACGTGGCTTTATTCAAATATTTGATGCAAATGAAGATATTTTCTTAAGAAATATCGATGTGTCATGCACGATAGGTTTACAATTTTTTCAAAGAGAGAATGACTTACACTTATGCACTTTTATGAGGGCGAATGATGCGTTTAGAGGTATTGTAAGTGATATATTTTCGTTTACATTTATTCAAGAAATGATGGCGACTCAATTAGGTTTAAACATTGGGAAATACTATCACAATGTGGCAACGATTCATATATATGAACCGGATAACTCAAAGGTTGAGAGTGTGTTAACAGATAAAACAAATACTTGTCATTTAAACTATTCATTTCCGTCTATGCCAAAGAAGAATAATTGGGAGGATTTGAGGACAGTTATTGGCTATGAAGTATTATTAAGAAACAGAGAGCTCAAATTATCAAAGGAACAGATTGAAGCCATAGAGGTCGACGAGTATTGGAAACAAATTATTACGTTGTTTGCTATTTATCAAGGCATTTATTATTCCCAAAAAATAGATGCACAGTTATATCATACACTTTTACCTATCTATCAATATTTTCTTAAAAATAAATGGCCGCGTCTTTTATAG
- a CDS encoding class I SAM-dependent methyltransferase, translated as MGTSWKSSGVTEKFNDYNDMLEDILGFQLLFDEIRGSRQIHHILDYGCGPGKVAERLAELNENYQIVAVDESKGMLEIAKNNRPKDNIDYRLIANDDVSFLQDGSMDVVIICFVIINISSEERIKKVIKEVYRVLKPSGRLLILDSNPDAIGFEFSTFRNGTKDQTYKNGDKKQQFLHILNRPDLVLDDYYWTREFYMSVLKEAGFSDICTCEPTLETLTTERKNEAEWKYNVTEWGDETEQAPFIIFNAKKTNL; from the coding sequence ATGGGGACCTCATGGAAATCATCAGGTGTCACGGAAAAGTTTAATGACTATAATGACATGCTCGAAGATATATTAGGGTTTCAACTATTATTTGATGAAATAAGAGGAAGCAGGCAGATTCATCATATACTTGATTATGGATGTGGGCCTGGGAAGGTAGCTGAGCGATTAGCCGAGCTTAACGAAAACTACCAAATTGTAGCTGTAGATGAGTCTAAAGGTATGCTGGAAATTGCAAAGAATAATCGTCCAAAAGATAATATAGATTACCGGCTGATAGCCAATGACGATGTCTCTTTTCTACAAGATGGATCAATGGATGTTGTCATCATTTGCTTTGTAATTATAAATATTTCAAGTGAAGAACGAATAAAAAAGGTGATTAAAGAAGTTTACAGAGTGTTGAAACCTTCTGGGAGATTATTGATTTTAGATTCTAATCCAGATGCGATCGGTTTTGAATTCTCGACTTTTAGAAATGGGACAAAAGATCAGACTTATAAAAACGGCGATAAGAAACAGCAATTCTTGCACATTCTTAATAGACCTGACTTAGTTTTAGACGACTATTATTGGACACGTGAGTTTTATATGTCAGTTTTAAAGGAGGCGGGATTTAGCGATATTTGTACATGCGAACCAACACTTGAGACGCTCACAACTGAGAGAAAGAATGAGGCCGAATGGAAATATAATGTCACGGAATGGGGAGATGAAACAGAGCAAGCACCCTTTATTATTTTTAACGCGAAGAAAACAAACTTGTAG
- the bcmE gene encoding thiamine pyridinylase, whose protein sequence is MSILVFISIFSYSSHVYGDGQLTDTDDVESLTVALYPYVPDLERFEKAVAEEWATVQPNISLNFIDWDGYSTDPDDDLDVFVFDAIYLSHFIEEDYLMPLTLDEIDESSDILSFALDGVTVSGDVYAIPQIVCTNLLYTRAGDTSLSGVSSVPELYQKLGPRQSSGIIPELDEGLLIDMSGSTTKVLMYLDALLDTTGVYTDYDVLPELTHLNRQALNSLVLLQRMAGPQQSNYWPDNNDPYIRAEWFEDGYGKAYIGYTEAMSSMGDFANDVKFKTISLSNKTDIPVFYGDVVGINSAITDEGKQEAAIELANVIAATDTLVDAVSADENNPYPQYLLPARESVYDKLEGDYPIYGELKEIATHEDNKLFKMGASARPWLDDAKPIIADKLATKASNKKRDYNPAIK, encoded by the coding sequence ATGAGTATACTTGTTTTCATAAGTATTTTTAGCTATTCGAGTCACGTTTATGGAGATGGCCAATTAACAGACACGGATGATGTAGAATCATTAACTGTAGCTCTCTATCCTTATGTGCCAGATTTAGAGAGATTCGAGAAAGCGGTTGCTGAGGAATGGGCTACCGTTCAACCAAATATTTCATTGAATTTTATCGATTGGGATGGGTATTCAACAGATCCAGATGACGATTTAGATGTGTTTGTTTTTGATGCGATTTACCTATCTCATTTTATTGAGGAAGATTATTTAATGCCACTCACACTTGATGAGATTGATGAAAGTTCAGATATTTTATCATTCGCATTAGATGGCGTCACAGTAAGTGGCGATGTTTATGCTATTCCACAGATTGTCTGTACGAATTTGCTATACACAAGGGCAGGCGATACATCGCTGTCAGGCGTTTCTTCAGTTCCTGAGTTATATCAGAAGCTTGGCCCTAGACAATCTAGCGGTATTATTCCTGAACTTGATGAAGGTTTATTAATAGACATGTCAGGTAGCACGACGAAGGTTCTCATGTATCTTGATGCACTCCTTGATACGACAGGTGTATATACCGACTATGACGTTTTGCCGGAATTAACTCACTTAAATCGACAGGCGTTGAACAGCCTCGTCTTGCTACAACGGATGGCCGGTCCGCAACAATCAAACTACTGGCCAGACAATAATGATCCTTATATTCGAGCGGAATGGTTTGAAGATGGCTATGGTAAAGCTTATATTGGGTACACAGAAGCTATGTCCTCCATGGGTGATTTTGCTAATGACGTCAAATTTAAAACAATATCTTTATCAAATAAGACAGATATTCCAGTATTTTATGGAGATGTGGTCGGAATTAATTCGGCAATCACTGATGAAGGAAAACAGGAAGCAGCTATTGAGCTAGCAAATGTCATTGCTGCAACAGATACATTGGTTGATGCCGTGTCAGCAGACGAAAATAATCCTTATCCGCAATATCTGCTCCCAGCGAGGGAGAGCGTCTACGATAAGTTGGAAGGGGACTATCCAATTTATGGAGAACTAAAAGAGATAGCCACACATGAAGATAATAAATTATTTAAGATGGGGGCGTCTGCTCGTCCATGGCTTGATGATGCAAAACCTATTATTGCAGATAAATTAGCAACAAAAGCTAGCAATAAAAAGCGTGATTATAATCCTGCAATTAAATGA
- a CDS encoding helix-turn-helix transcriptional regulator → MTQSALAEKVDVTRQTIVALEKGSYIPSLMLALNIAKTFDLAVEDIFFIKEDKS, encoded by the coding sequence ATGACGCAAAGTGCTTTAGCTGAAAAAGTAGATGTGACAAGACAAACAATTGTAGCCTTAGAAAAAGGGAGTTATATCCCGTCGTTAATGCTAGCTCTAAATATAGCTAAAACGTTTGATTTAGCTGTTGAAGATATTTTCTTTATAAAGGAGGATAAATCATGA
- a CDS encoding effector binding domain-containing protein gives MNLLLIKSTRTNNFNDDLVLQKITELWKIASANLADHDDSLYGLYHDYESDYKGDYTLSVAIKTTEESADLSLPENEKYEVFHVDTTDEQGVFKAWQKIWHLEESGELNRTYSYDYEEYRVNGDINIYIAIK, from the coding sequence ATGAACTTATTACTTATTAAAAGTACTCGCACTAACAATTTTAATGATGATCTCGTTTTGCAAAAAATAACTGAGCTATGGAAAATAGCTAGTGCTAATCTAGCTGATCATGATGATTCGTTATACGGACTATATCATGATTATGAAAGTGATTATAAAGGGGACTATACATTAAGTGTGGCAATTAAAACGACAGAGGAATCGGCCGACTTATCACTTCCAGAAAATGAAAAATATGAGGTTTTTCACGTGGATACAACCGATGAACAAGGTGTTTTTAAGGCCTGGCAAAAAATTTGGCATTTAGAAGAATCAGGTGAATTAAACCGGACTTACTCCTATGATTATGAGGAATACCGAGTAAATGGCGACATTAACATTTATATTGCAATAAAATAA
- a CDS encoding permease — MVDTFISFATLAFQLTALFVIVSFLINLFQSYIPYDKVERKLKTSHPLVGAIIALLFAFITPFCSCSTIPIIVNLLKNRVRFGIVMVFLFASPVLDPTILTIMTVIMGWKVTIIYMLITATLSLVIGLSLEKFGFEKDVKKVIMTGYQPKDSRFSFKHAWLDTLTLMKSVYPYLLLGAAIGAVIHGLVPAEFISAHFGGDALWLIPVAAVVGIPLYIRLSSMIPISQVLIMNGMALGPVMAMMISSAGASLPELVLLKAIFKKTLIVMFVISVIAMSTISGFIFYFIS; from the coding sequence ATGGTCGACACATTTATAAGCTTTGCTACACTGGCATTCCAATTGACGGCTCTTTTTGTCATCGTGTCTTTTCTCATTAATTTATTTCAAAGCTACATACCTTACGATAAAGTTGAGCGAAAGCTGAAAACGTCGCATCCACTTGTAGGCGCAATTATTGCCCTATTATTTGCTTTCATCACGCCTTTTTGCTCATGCTCCACGATCCCAATCATTGTTAATCTTCTTAAAAACCGCGTGAGATTCGGGATCGTCATGGTGTTCTTATTCGCTTCACCTGTGCTTGATCCAACTATTTTAACAATTATGACAGTAATCATGGGCTGGAAAGTAACCATTATATATATGTTAATTACTGCTACTTTATCGTTAGTTATCGGACTATCTTTAGAGAAATTTGGGTTTGAGAAAGACGTTAAAAAAGTCATCATGACAGGCTATCAGCCAAAAGATTCCCGCTTTTCGTTCAAACACGCCTGGTTAGACACGTTAACATTAATGAAAAGTGTCTATCCTTACTTATTACTCGGTGCTGCAATTGGCGCCGTCATTCATGGACTCGTACCAGCTGAATTTATTAGCGCTCATTTCGGTGGAGATGCCCTCTGGCTCATTCCAGTAGCTGCGGTTGTCGGCATTCCTTTATACATCCGCTTATCGAGTATGATTCCTATTTCACAGGTTTTAATTATGAATGGCATGGCCCTCGGTCCCGTCATGGCAATGATGATAAGTTCTGCTGGCGCAAGTCTGCCAGAGCTAGTGTTATTAAAAGCGATCTTTAAGAAAACACTCATCGTCATGTTTGTCATTTCAGTCATCGCCATGTCAACTATTTCAGGTTTTATCTTCTATTTCATTTCTTAG
- a CDS encoding winged helix-turn-helix transcriptional regulator, with amino-acid sequence MNKTLPVKALPDFSLYEKRFKALADQKRLHLLSLLCQQGATCVCDLTEVLDLPQSKLSYHLKILLEADLILKEKRGTWNYYTIHSDVINHLLSEELCCLLRPADS; translated from the coding sequence ATGAACAAGACACTACCAGTTAAAGCCTTACCTGACTTCTCTCTATACGAGAAGCGTTTTAAAGCACTGGCTGATCAAAAAAGGTTGCATCTTCTTTCTCTTCTCTGTCAACAAGGGGCCACATGTGTGTGTGATTTAACAGAGGTACTAGATCTTCCTCAATCAAAGCTTTCTTATCATTTAAAAATTTTGTTAGAGGCAGATTTAATATTAAAAGAAAAAAGAGGAACTTGGAACTATTATACTATTCACTCTGATGTTATTAATCATTTACTTTCAGAGGAGCTCTGCTGTCTTCTACGCCCGGCTGATTCGTGA
- a CDS encoding TIGR04053 family radical SAM/SPASM domain-containing protein, with amino-acid sequence MKLSNFNQNPFIVIWELTRACELKCLHCRAEAQYHRHPLELSLEEGKALIDEIYEMDNPMLVFSGGDPLMRPDVFALADYATQKGVRLSMTPSATENVTKQAIERAKEVGLARWAFSLDGPTAKIHDHFRGTEGSFALTMKAISYLQELNVPIQINTVISRYNYETLEEMAALVERLGCVLWSVFFLVPTGRGKESDMIAPVEHEKTFLWLYELSKRSSFDIKTTAAQHYRRVVIQQKMRESTSEDKSIRYKDVLSEGHTGKVDGLGRAPKGVNDGNGFVFISHIGDVYPSGLLPVKCGNVRDTPIADIYRESPILQQLRTPDNYKGKCGACEFRYVCGGSRSRAYAMTGDYLESDPFCIYIPKALR; translated from the coding sequence ATGAAACTATCCAACTTTAATCAAAATCCTTTTATTGTCATATGGGAACTGACGCGTGCTTGCGAGTTGAAATGCCTTCATTGTCGAGCAGAAGCGCAATACCATCGTCACCCTTTAGAATTGTCATTGGAAGAAGGTAAGGCATTAATAGATGAAATTTACGAGATGGACAATCCGATGCTCGTTTTTAGTGGAGGAGACCCCTTAATGCGTCCAGATGTGTTTGCCCTTGCTGACTATGCAACGCAAAAAGGTGTCCGGTTATCTATGACTCCAAGTGCCACGGAAAATGTGACAAAACAGGCTATTGAGAGGGCAAAGGAAGTTGGTCTTGCTAGGTGGGCTTTTAGTCTTGATGGGCCTACAGCGAAGATTCATGATCATTTTAGGGGGACAGAAGGGTCGTTTGCATTGACGATGAAAGCGATCTCGTATTTGCAGGAATTGAATGTGCCGATTCAAATTAATACCGTTATCTCACGGTACAATTATGAGACGTTAGAGGAGATGGCGGCATTAGTAGAGAGGTTAGGTTGTGTGTTGTGGAGTGTGTTTTTTCTTGTGCCGACTGGCAGAGGAAAGGAATCAGATATGATTGCCCCTGTAGAGCATGAAAAAACGTTTCTATGGCTATACGAATTAAGTAAACGGTCATCATTTGATATAAAAACAACAGCAGCACAGCATTATCGTCGTGTTGTTATTCAACAAAAAATGAGAGAGAGCACTAGTGAAGACAAATCGATTCGCTATAAAGATGTATTAAGTGAAGGACATACTGGGAAAGTCGATGGTCTTGGACGAGCGCCAAAAGGTGTTAATGATGGAAATGGATTTGTATTTATTTCGCATATTGGAGATGTTTATCCAAGTGGACTATTGCCCGTGAAATGTGGGAATGTACGGGACACCCCGATTGCAGATATTTATCGAGAATCTCCGATATTACAACAGCTTCGAACACCTGATAACTATAAAGGAAAATGCGGGGCCTGTGAATTTCGTTACGTGTGTGGTGGCTCCCGCTCCCGAGCTTATGCGATGACAGGTGATTATTTGGAAAGTGATCCGTTTTGTATCTATATTCCGAAAGCATTAAGATAA